The nucleotide sequence GATCCCGAACCGCTCTTTTTTCGCATCCATAGACGAGCGCGTCGGTCGTGCTCACTGCCCGCGGCGGTCGATGATCCAGACCGTCATGTCCCACGCATTTCTGATCCCGATAAGCAGCAGCAGGATGAGCGCCGCGGCTAGAACGTCGAGACCGCGGACGTAACCGCGCCACAGCTCCGCTCCCGCCGCGATAACCATCAGGTAGGCCGGAACCGGCAGCAGCGCATACCAGAGACGGTCCACGGTATCGATCGAGGCGGCGATGCCGTGCTTCAGCATCCGCTGCCAGACCCATCCCGAATAGCCCAGTCCGACGGCGCCGACGCATCCGAGGAGCGCGCCGAGCAGCGTGCGGTTGTCGGTCGGGATGTTCGCGAACAGGCAGATGACGAGGACCGCCGTGAAATGAACCACGGTCGGCGAAAGGAAGGTACGGACGCCGGCCTGATGCTTCATCGTGAAGACGCCGGCGCCGATCGAAGCCGCGACGAACATGAGCGCGACCAGGGTCGCGGCCGCGCCGCCGATAAGCGCGTAGAAATCGTGCCACTGCGTCAGGACATGGCTTAGCGAAGGCATTTCCCCACGAGTAATAGGCGTGAGGAGGATCGGCAAACACTTTTTTAGCAAATGCTTTGCGGGATCAATCCGCGCCGCGCGCTCCCTTGGCGGCGACGGAGCCGATCGCCTAGTAGTTAGGCCGTGCCTCTCAAAGACATCCTAATCCCGAGGCCGCGAATCCTGTTCGTCGGGATCAATCCGAGCCTGCGCTCGGAAGCGGTCGGCCATCACTTCGCCAGCCCCGGCAATCCGTTCTGGCGGCTCCTGTTCGCGGCCCGGCTCGTTCCGGTCGAACTGACGCATACCGAAGATCGCCGGCTCGCCGAATTCGGCCTCGCGCTCACCAATCTTTGCCCGCGCGCGACGCGCGCCGCGGCCGAACTGAACCGCGAGGAGATCGAGCGCGGCAAACGGACGCTCGCCTCCAAGGTTCGGCGATTGCGGCCCGAGGTCGTCGCCTTCGTCGGAATTACGATATATCGGGAATTCTTCCGGGAATTCTTCGGCAGGGATTCGCGCGGGACCTCGGCCGCTCAGGTCGCAAACGCCGGCGCAGGCGCCAAGCCCGAGCTTCTGTACGGCGCGCGGGTTTTCGT is from Candidatus Binataceae bacterium and encodes:
- a CDS encoding mismatch-specific DNA-glycosylase; translation: MPLKDILIPRPRILFVGINPSLRSEAVGHHFASPGNPFWRLLFAARLVPVELTHTEDRRLAEFGLALTNLCPRATRAAAELNREEIERGKRTLASKVRRLRPEVVAFVGITIYREFFREFFGRDSRGTSAAQVANAGAGAKPELLYGARVFVLPNPSGLNASFPGFKHKLVWFERLREFAG